The Gemmatimonadaceae bacterium genomic sequence GTGAGGTCGGCGGCGCAGATTGCGGCGGGACGCCCAGAACGCCGGCGGATAGCCCCAATTCACCGACGTGATCACGTCGGCGCCGATCAGCGCGAGCGGCATCACCATGCTGAGTCCACTCGGCCGCTCGAATGGCCACAGCTCTTCGTCGCCGGCCAACCACGTGGTCGTGCGCCAGCCACCGGGCATACGCAGCCACCAGCGGTGGATTCGATCCAGCGTTCCGGCCGGACTGACGCGAAAAATCCTGACGCCGTTCAGCCGGTCTCGCGGCGGCAATCCCGCGCCGGGCCCCGAGTAGAAGTCCCGCTTGCTCGCGACATCGAACGTGAGCACGGACACGTCGTGTCCGCGCCCAACCAGTCGCTCAGACACGGCTTGCACCACACGCTCGACGCCGCCGACCATCGGCGCGTAGCACGGAACGACGTGAAGAACGCGGAGCGGGCGCGAGGTGGACGGGCCGGAAGCCACGACGTCAAGCTAGCTACGAAACCCCGCGCAAGGCGTTCCTGCCACCCGTCATCACGAACTGCACGGCGACGGACGCCAGCAGCAGGCCCATGATGCGCGTCATGACGCGAATCCCCGTTTCGCCCAGGGCGGACGACGACGCGCTCGCCCAGTCGGAGCGCGATCCACGACAGCGCCATCGTCACCACGACTGCCAGGTAGACGGCGAGCCTTTCGGTCGTCGATCCGGCTTGGCCCGAGAGAACCATCACCGTGGAGATGGCGCCCGGACCGGCGAGCATCGGCATGGCGAGCGGCGTGAGGGCGACGTCGGACTTGGCGCTCCCCTCGCTGATCTCGGTTGCGCTCTCCTGTGTGCGCCGTTCGCCGTGCAGCATGCGCATCGCCACGACCCGGAGAATCACGGCGATGGGATTCACGATGAACAGGACCGACGTCAGCGCGAGCAGCGCAAAGTGGTCCATCGTCCGTCCCGCCGGTCCTCAGATGGTGATCCAGCCGGCCGAGAGCGCGACGACTCCGACGATCGCACCGACCACCGCGATCGCGCAGAGAACCAGCTCCGGCGGCGTGAACGTGCGCATTCGTCGGCCACCGGCGCCGGACACTAGCGCGTCCGCTCCAGCCGACGAGGCGTTACGAAGCGGGCACGTCGACCCGCTCCGGAATGCCAAGACCGATGCGCCCGGTGGAGTCGATGCCGACTGTGTGTATATGGAAGTAGACCGCGCCGTCGTCCGACGCCGGCATCACCACCGACGGCGCGGAGAGAATCAGCACGTCCCCGCACTGGCCCATCCAGTCGATATGGCGGTGCCCGTGCATGACGACCGTCCGAGCACCGACGCGCTGCAGGCGCCGCGCGACCCAGCTCCCGTTGATCAGCGTCGTTCCGATGCGTTCGGCGAGCGAGTGGCCGAGCTTGGGGTGCTCGACGATGTGATGATGCAACGCGACGACCCAGTACGCGCGCGGGAACGCGCGCATCGCGATCTCGAGCGCCCGCGCCTCGTCCGCCGGCACGAGCCCGAGCGCGTTGGTGAATGAAAAGTGCGTCTCGGCGTTCGAGTTGAGAACGATGACGCCGAGACCGTCGTCACGTTCGGGCGGCCGGACCATCGGAAACGCCGACGTCCATGCTTTGCCGCTCACCTTGCCGAGCCGTCGTGCCCCGCTGTCGGCGAAGCCGGCGATGTCGCTCGCCTTCGGCGAAAGCGTACGATCGA encodes the following:
- a CDS encoding MarC family protein gives rise to the protein MDHFALLALTSVLFIVNPIAVILRVVAMRMLHGERRTQESATEISEGSAKSDVALTPLAMPMLAGPGAISTVMVLSGQAGSTTERLAVYLAVVVTMALSWIALRLGERVVVRPGRNGDSRHDAHHGPAAGVRRRAVRDDGWQERLARGFVASLTSWLPARPPRARSAFFTSFRATRRWSAASSVWCKPCLSDWLGADTTCPCSRSMSRASGTSTRGPARDCRRETG